One part of the Solanum dulcamara chromosome 8, daSolDulc1.2, whole genome shotgun sequence genome encodes these proteins:
- the LOC129900306 gene encoding RING-H2 finger protein ATL16-like, which produces MESVSPMRSPPGSSSHAGFPIIVIAIIGIVATCLLLVSHYIFVIKCCLNWHRIDILRRFSFSTRQSVLDPSTVYSPAVENRGLDESVIRSIPVFQYKKREEKDASFEEKTRSSCECAVCLNDFQENEKLRIIPSCAHIFHIDCIDVWLQNNANCPLCRTNISSIKFPQDYPNDNFTGRDEDYVVIEIAENNPTLSGHSSRTNGSNFSRNLISSMGDECLDIRKKDEDFAFQHIRRSFSMDSAADRQLYLTVQEIVQQQRQVPDGSPCEGNSARVIKRSFFSFGHGRGSRNAVLPLHWEP; this is translated from the coding sequence atggaatCTGTTTCTCCTATGAGAAGTCCTCCAGGTTCTTCTTCCCATGCTGGCTTCCCAATAATTGTCATTGCCATCATCGGTATCGTGGCTACTTGTTTATTGCTAGTTAGTCACTACATTTTTGTAATCAAATGTTGTTTGAATTGGCACAGAATTGATATTTTGAGGCGATTTTCTTTCTCTACAAGGCAGAGTGTCCTAGACCCCTCAACAGTTTACTCCCCTGCAGTGGAAAATCGGGGACTCGACGAATCTGTAATTCGATCAATCCCAGTTTTCCAGTACAAGAAAAGGGAAGAAAAAGATGCAAGCTTTGAGGAGAAAACAAGAAGTTCATGTGAATGTGCTGTTTGTTTGaatgattttcaagaaaatgagAAGCTTAGAATAATTCCAAGTTGTGCTCATATTTTCCACATTGATTGTATTGATGTTTGGCTTCAAAACAATGCAAATTGTCCACTTTGCAGAACCAACATCTCATCAATTAAATTTCCTCAAGATTATCCAAATGATAATTTCACAGGAAGAGATGAAGATTATGTTGTCATAGAAATAGCAGAAAACAATCCAACATTATCAGGGCATTCCTCAAGAACAAATGGTtcaaatttttcaagaaatttgaTTTCAAGCATGGGGGATGAGTGCCTTGACataagaaaaaaagatgaagatTTTGCATTCCAACACATTAGGAGATCATTCTCTATGGATTCAGCTGCTGACAGACAACTTTATTTGACAGTTCAAGAGATTGTACAGCAGCAGAGGCAAGTTCCTGATGGTAGTCCTTGTGAAGGTAACAGTGCCAGAGTCATCAAAAGAtcatttttctcttttgggCATGGAAGGGGTTCAAGAAATGCAGTTCTACCACTTCATTGGGAGCCATAG